In one Agathobacter rectalis ATCC 33656 genomic region, the following are encoded:
- the flgK gene encoding flagellar hook-associated protein FlgK, which translates to MANGFGSFYVGSSGLKNSQNALNTTANNMANVNTTGYVRQQVRFSDKHYITRNNPTAGTNIQQSGLGVSVSDVAHVRDIFLDKSYRQENGRKGFYSTLYSTTSYVEDIMQEMNGAEFKESISELWQAFQEYGKDPTNSTNQNLIIQKSELFLTRCNTVYSDLQKYQSNINLQIKDQVDRINEIGDKIYALNLEIQKTESGGVETAMTARDARDSLIDELAGYAKIEAEEDSTGYVRIKLEGQQFVQDNKCNHIGLTEEKGTGFYTPYWPHITTQESYMPVFSDVALPSALAERVGCTQTTNIATSLNNDIGSLKALLVSRGSEYGTYDFMSEENYSRVEDNVVMETQAEISYLARNIMMAMNDIFCPNTTYTAADGTTYTVLDTANCSVGADGSLPPHELFAREGYDRYTQMEIDGKQFYVYNDETKANNSSWYKLGNVSVNPKLAAQVTLMPSYKQDGSANYGLADQITKAWSAENLYINPKDTSKCNFEGYYDKIISHLGTNGSIYKASSDTMTSTAAAIDNQRNQIMGVSSDEELTNMIKYQSAYNASSRFITVISQMTELIVQLI; encoded by the coding sequence ATGGCAAATGGATTCGGAAGTTTTTACGTAGGCAGTTCCGGACTTAAAAACTCGCAGAATGCTCTTAATACAACAGCAAACAACATGGCCAATGTCAATACGACAGGCTATGTGCGACAGCAGGTAAGATTTTCAGATAAACATTATATCACCAGAAATAACCCTACAGCGGGCACCAACATCCAGCAGAGCGGACTGGGTGTTTCCGTATCGGATGTGGCACATGTCAGGGATATATTCTTAGATAAATCGTATAGGCAGGAGAATGGTCGAAAGGGCTTTTACTCGACACTTTACAGCACCACATCATATGTTGAGGATATCATGCAGGAGATGAACGGTGCTGAGTTTAAGGAGAGTATATCAGAGCTATGGCAGGCTTTTCAGGAGTATGGCAAGGATCCGACGAATTCGACGAATCAGAACCTTATCATCCAAAAGAGCGAGCTTTTTCTGACCAGATGCAATACGGTTTATTCTGATCTTCAGAAATACCAGTCAAATATCAACTTACAAATTAAAGACCAGGTTGACAGAATTAACGAAATCGGTGACAAGATTTATGCGCTCAACCTTGAGATTCAAAAGACAGAGTCAGGCGGTGTAGAGACTGCCATGACAGCGCGCGATGCCAGGGACAGTCTGATTGATGAGCTCGCAGGTTACGCTAAGATAGAGGCTGAGGAGGATTCCACAGGCTACGTGCGTATCAAGCTCGAGGGACAGCAGTTTGTACAGGATAACAAGTGCAACCATATAGGCCTCACCGAGGAAAAGGGTACAGGCTTTTATACACCTTACTGGCCTCATATTACTACACAGGAGAGCTATATGCCGGTGTTTAGCGATGTTGCGCTGCCGTCAGCGCTGGCTGAAAGAGTCGGCTGCACGCAGACCACCAACATAGCAACCAGCCTGAATAATGATATAGGAAGCCTGAAGGCACTCCTTGTATCAAGAGGCTCGGAGTATGGCACCTATGATTTCATGAGCGAGGAGAATTACAGTAGGGTGGAGGACAATGTGGTCATGGAGACACAGGCCGAGATATCATATCTGGCGCGAAACATCATGATGGCCATGAACGATATATTTTGTCCGAATACCACATACACAGCGGCAGACGGTACCACATACACGGTTTTGGATACGGCAAACTGCTCGGTAGGAGCTGATGGCAGCCTGCCACCGCATGAGCTCTTTGCAAGAGAAGGATATGACCGTTACACGCAGATGGAAATAGATGGCAAACAGTTTTATGTATACAATGATGAGACAAAGGCTAACAACTCATCATGGTACAAGCTTGGAAATGTTTCAGTAAATCCAAAGCTTGCGGCACAGGTGACACTGATGCCGTCATACAAGCAGGACGGATCCGCAAATTATGGTCTTGCAGACCAGATTACAAAGGCATGGTCAGCAGAGAATCTATACATCAACCCAAAGGATACGTCAAAGTGCAATTTTGAGGGATACTATGACAAGATAATCTCGCATCTCGGAACAAACGGCAGCATATATAAGGCGTCATCAGACACTATGACATCGACAGCAGCGGCCATAGACAACCAGAGAAACCAGATAATGGGTGTGTCGAGTGACGAGGAGCTGACAAACATGATCAAGTATCAGTCAGCATACAACGCATCAAGCCGTTTTATCACTGTAATCAGCCAGATGACGGAGCTCATAGTACAGCTCATATAG
- the flgK gene encoding flagellar hook-associated protein FlgK yields MASTFFGLHIGSSALSSFQVATNTTANNIANVKTTGYTRQEATLQAKDAINVTARYGSVGTGVTVTSIKQQRDLYYDNKYWENNSCYGRYEQKLYYMEQIQNYFKDNGSSVKGFSSVFSQMFSDLDTLRSKPSDKTVRNQFISSAQSLCTYFNQMSDNLSKLQDDCNEEIRNNVDKINSISEKISLLNKEINQIETGTGVEASSLRDERANLIDSLSKIVNVSYNETEVQNTNGDNLGGTNFSLYINGEKVVEGKDYRKLICESSKTKNNQTDNDDMYKIYWEDTKMEFSATAGTAGGSLKALFEVRDGDNLENFKGKVTKADSYSLTVENTSIDNIKSLNLPDKDGKITVNNISYSYDSWEAQVDAQGNIKSVTFNLSKDKAIADPEKTVAEGYLLNAGSAINARGIPYYMTQLNEFVRNFSEMFNQIESKGQNLNGDTPPTFFEAITNTAKVYDFSESEAYSKLPDGQTATINSSSNTYYRMTAANFSVNKDVMNDVSLFATSTDYVKTDSCDIVDELKKLQSEKTVYRGDKAESFLETIISNVSVDTEKAETYNKLYSNLEQTIANQRTSVSGVDEDEEALNLVKFQYSYNMASKIISVMNQMLDKLINDTGVA; encoded by the coding sequence ATGGCTTCAACATTTTTTGGATTACATATAGGGTCGAGTGCTCTGAGCTCATTTCAGGTAGCGACCAATACAACAGCCAACAACATAGCCAATGTCAAGACGACCGGATACACCAGGCAGGAGGCTACCCTGCAGGCAAAGGATGCCATAAATGTCACAGCCCGCTACGGAAGCGTCGGCACAGGTGTTACAGTCACCTCAATCAAACAGCAGCGTGACCTGTACTACGACAATAAATACTGGGAAAACAATTCCTGCTATGGACGCTATGAGCAGAAGCTGTATTACATGGAACAGATTCAGAACTACTTTAAGGATAACGGCTCATCGGTTAAGGGCTTTTCGAGTGTTTTTTCACAGATGTTTTCAGACCTTGATACACTGCGCAGTAAGCCGTCCGACAAGACAGTGAGAAATCAGTTTATCAGCAGCGCGCAGAGTCTTTGTACATATTTCAACCAGATGAGTGACAATCTCTCAAAGCTGCAGGATGACTGCAACGAAGAAATCAGAAACAACGTAGACAAAATCAATTCAATCAGTGAGAAAATTTCACTGTTAAATAAGGAGATTAACCAGATAGAGACAGGAACCGGTGTCGAGGCCAGCTCACTTAGGGATGAGAGGGCGAATCTCATCGACAGCCTGTCCAAGATTGTTAATGTATCTTACAACGAGACAGAGGTGCAAAACACCAATGGAGACAACCTGGGCGGCACAAATTTCTCGCTCTATATAAATGGAGAGAAGGTTGTGGAGGGCAAGGATTACCGAAAGCTCATCTGTGAGTCGTCAAAGACGAAAAACAATCAGACAGACAACGATGATATGTACAAGATATACTGGGAAGATACTAAGATGGAGTTTTCCGCGACAGCTGGAACCGCAGGGGGAAGCCTGAAAGCTCTCTTTGAGGTGAGAGACGGTGATAATCTGGAGAATTTCAAGGGTAAGGTCACAAAGGCTGATTCGTATTCGCTCACAGTGGAGAATACATCAATAGACAATATAAAATCACTCAATCTGCCGGACAAGGACGGCAAAATCACTGTAAATAATATCAGTTACAGCTATGACAGCTGGGAGGCACAGGTGGATGCACAGGGCAATATCAAGTCTGTAACATTTAATCTGAGCAAGGACAAGGCCATAGCAGACCCTGAAAAGACTGTGGCAGAGGGATATCTTTTAAATGCGGGCTCTGCAATAAATGCGAGGGGAATCCCTTACTATATGACACAGCTCAATGAGTTTGTCAGAAATTTTTCAGAGATGTTCAATCAGATAGAGAGCAAAGGACAGAATCTGAATGGGGATACACCACCTACATTTTTTGAAGCAATCACAAACACAGCCAAGGTATATGATTTCTCGGAATCAGAGGCTTACAGCAAGCTGCCTGATGGACAGACTGCCACAATAAACAGCAGCTCCAACACGTATTACAGGATGACAGCGGCCAATTTCTCCGTAAACAAGGATGTGATGAACGATGTATCGCTTTTTGCGACTTCCACAGACTATGTCAAGACAGATTCATGTGATATAGTTGATGAGTTAAAGAAGCTGCAGTCGGAGAAAACAGTATACAGAGGCGATAAAGCGGAATCATTCCTTGAGACAATCATCTCCAATGTGTCAGTGGATACGGAAAAGGCAGAGACCTACAACAAGCTCTATAGCAATCTGGAGCAGACTATTGCAAACCAAAGAACATCGGTATCAGGTGTGGATGAGGATGAGGAGGCATTAAACCTCGTGAAGTTCCAGTATTCATACAATATGGCATCTAAAATCATATCGGTTATGAACCAGATGCTTGATAAGCTCATAAACGATACGGGCGTGGCATAG
- a CDS encoding flagellar hook-associated protein FlgL, whose protein sequence is MRITNNMIMGNTKTNINSTKVLVDKYNTQMTTQKKISKASEDPVIAIRSLRLSTSLSHLDQYKDNNIPDASSWMDVTETALSNMKSLLTDIRTQCVNGSTDTLTADDRNTILQQLTALSEQVYTEGNADYAGRTVFTGYRTSSKLTFQKDTKSTYQITQEFSAADLSEKRYYTNGVTVPNSINAATPDCATDVTEHSFQRIRLGYGNTTDDVKLSIDGKELTQGTDYTVYKSVSDFDPSKLSADDTAYIQETGEFVFGKNVAASIKNNEKKLSVTYVKTGFDSSDARPEYYYNCKDITNAVTLDAGGNVPHDAAGDIIYSDPSKVVDFKFSSQEIKDTVANSTDITVNTQAKDVMDTGIKRDVDELIDVVQNAVNAHDKVSQIKKMMQQQQYSDKDSQAKLKTYLEAAEQEADYADNNLQKTYSQYITRFDDHLNKVNLALTNSGSTKSRLTLIKNRVEEQQTTIEELKSTNEDRDISDIIIDFYAMYNAYQSSLTAASKANSQTLLDYL, encoded by the coding sequence ATGAGAATCACAAACAATATGATAATGGGAAATACCAAGACAAATATCAATTCAACAAAGGTTTTGGTGGACAAATACAATACCCAGATGACTACTCAAAAGAAGATATCCAAGGCATCAGAGGATCCGGTTATCGCAATCAGATCGCTTCGCTTGTCGACCAGCCTGTCGCATCTTGACCAGTACAAGGACAACAATATCCCGGATGCTTCTTCGTGGATGGATGTCACAGAGACAGCCCTTAGCAACATGAAATCACTCCTCACAGATATCCGTACACAGTGTGTAAACGGCTCTACAGATACGCTCACAGCTGATGACAGAAACACTATATTACAGCAGCTTACAGCGCTGTCAGAGCAGGTGTATACAGAGGGCAATGCAGACTACGCAGGAAGAACGGTATTTACGGGCTACCGCACATCATCAAAGCTCACATTCCAGAAGGACACAAAGAGCACATATCAGATAACACAGGAGTTTTCTGCCGCTGATTTGTCAGAGAAGCGGTATTATACAAATGGCGTGACTGTTCCCAATAGTATAAATGCGGCAACACCTGACTGTGCCACAGATGTCACAGAGCACAGCTTCCAGAGAATCCGTCTGGGTTACGGTAATACGACAGACGATGTGAAGCTTTCTATCGATGGAAAAGAGCTGACACAGGGCACAGATTATACTGTATACAAGAGTGTGTCTGATTTTGACCCATCAAAGCTCTCTGCTGATGATACGGCATATATACAGGAAACCGGTGAATTTGTTTTTGGTAAAAATGTAGCTGCTTCAATTAAGAATAATGAAAAGAAGCTGTCTGTCACATATGTAAAGACAGGCTTTGACAGCAGTGATGCGAGACCTGAGTATTATTACAACTGCAAGGATATTACAAACGCTGTGACACTCGATGCAGGTGGCAATGTACCTCATGATGCAGCAGGAGATATCATATACTCCGATCCATCAAAGGTAGTGGATTTTAAGTTTTCAAGTCAGGAAATCAAAGACACAGTGGCAAACAGCACCGATATCACTGTCAATACACAGGCGAAGGACGTCATGGATACAGGCATCAAGCGCGATGTGGATGAGTTGATTGATGTAGTGCAGAATGCTGTCAATGCTCACGACAAGGTCTCACAGATAAAGAAGATGATGCAGCAACAGCAGTACTCTGACAAGGATTCACAGGCAAAGCTTAAGACATATTTAGAGGCTGCAGAGCAGGAGGCTGACTATGCCGACAACAATTTGCAAAAGACCTACAGCCAGTACATCACACGCTTTGATGATCATTTGAATAAGGTAAATCTGGCACTCACCAATTCGGGAAGCACAAAGAGCCGCCTCACTCTCATCAAGAACAGAGTTGAGGAGCAGCAGACGACCATAGAGGAGCTTAAATCGACCAATGAGGATAGGGATATTTCTGATATAATCATTGATTTTTACGCTATGTACAATGCATATCAGTCCAGTCTGACAGCGGCATCAAAGGCAAACTCACAGACATTGCTTGATTATCTGTAA
- the fliW gene encoding flagellar assembly protein FliW encodes MRAKTRIFGEIDIPQDKIITMEKGMIGFSELKNYTLIYNSEKENDKKSIMWLQSMDDGDIAFPVMTPDIIMPDYKPTVNEELLAPLGDLNEENMYVIVTVNVPSDITKIACNLKAPIVVNTDSNKAAQLIVEDDYKVHFPIYDIIKGKKERAGE; translated from the coding sequence ATGAGGGCAAAAACGAGAATATTTGGGGAAATTGACATCCCACAGGACAAAATCATCACAATGGAGAAAGGGATGATAGGCTTTTCGGAGCTGAAAAACTACACTCTGATATACAATTCGGAGAAGGAGAATGATAAGAAGTCTATCATGTGGCTTCAATCGATGGATGATGGAGACATTGCATTTCCTGTCATGACACCGGATATCATCATGCCGGACTACAAGCCAACGGTCAACGAGGAGCTTCTTGCACCTCTTGGAGATCTGAATGAGGAGAATATGTATGTGATCGTCACTGTAAATGTGCCTAGCGACATCACAAAGATTGCCTGCAATTTAAAGGCTCCTATTGTGGTCAATACCGACAGCAACAAAGCAGCACAGCTTATAGTTGAGGATGACTACAAGGTGCACTTCCCGATTTATGACATCATAAAAGGGAAAAAAGAAAGGGCGGGTGAATAG
- the csrA gene encoding carbon storage regulator CsrA, with translation MLALTRKKGESLVINNDIEITILEIRGDQIKLGVSAPKEVPIYRKEVYTQIQQENRKSADAQNAQALKELFG, from the coding sequence ATGCTGGCTCTTACAAGAAAAAAGGGTGAATCTCTGGTGATTAATAATGACATCGAGATTACTATTCTGGAAATCAGAGGCGACCAGATTAAGCTCGGTGTAAGTGCACCGAAGGAGGTGCCGATTTACCGCAAGGAGGTTTATACGCAGATACAGCAGGAGAACAGGAAATCTGCGGATGCACAGAATGCACAGGCTCTCAAGGAGCTGTTTGGATAG
- a CDS encoding MerR family transcriptional regulator: MISDAAAAVDVETHVLRYWEDELGLDVPRNELGHRYYTRDNIKQFLRIKELKEKGYQLRAIRDMLHSDAPGEPLNPPNPAAMEKSVQPVNYTNITNQAAKQEMSGYNPAYHDELPGYNHTYRSRTADERMDEFRELMSNIVGRAIALNNEELSQQISTEVQERILKEMNYLMREQDIAQEERYKKLDAAIRGNLRRKGLFSRKRNADMPADTKISAADTKGKKGRDKTHTHELNPVRL, translated from the coding sequence ATGATTTCCGATGCGGCAGCTGCCGTGGATGTGGAGACTCATGTGTTGCGTTACTGGGAGGATGAGCTGGGACTTGATGTGCCTAGAAATGAACTTGGTCACAGATACTATACGAGAGACAATATAAAACAGTTTTTGAGGATAAAGGAGCTTAAGGAGAAGGGGTATCAGCTTCGCGCAATCCGTGATATGCTTCATTCGGATGCACCGGGTGAGCCGTTAAATCCACCGAATCCTGCGGCTATGGAAAAATCCGTGCAACCTGTAAATTACACGAATATCACAAATCAGGCGGCAAAACAGGAGATGTCAGGGTATAATCCGGCATATCACGATGAACTGCCGGGATACAATCATACATATCGAAGCCGCACGGCAGATGAGCGTATGGATGAGTTTCGCGAGCTGATGAGCAATATCGTGGGGAGAGCCATAGCACTGAACAATGAGGAGCTGAGTCAGCAGATATCCACTGAGGTGCAGGAGCGGATATTAAAGGAAATGAACTATCTGATGCGCGAACAGGATATTGCGCAGGAGGAGAGATATAAAAAGCTGGACGCTGCCATACGCGGAAATCTGCGTAGAAAGGGGCTTTTTTCAAGGAAAAGGAACGCTGACATGCCTGCAGATACAAAAATAAGCGCTGCAGACACCAAGGGAAAGAAGGGGCGCGACAAGACGCATACGCATGAGCTTAATCCGGTGAGACTGTAG
- a CDS encoding DUF362 domain-containing protein: protein MAYVISDSCVSCGTCAGECPVGAISAGDSQYVIDADSCLDCGTCAGVCPTGAISQG from the coding sequence ATGGCATACGTAATTTCTGATTCATGCGTTAGCTGTGGTACATGTGCTGGTGAGTGCCCAGTAGGAGCTATCTCTGCTGGTGATTCACAGTACGTAATCGATGCAGATTCTTGTCTCGATTGTGGTACATGTGCTGGTGTTTGCCCAACTGGAGCAATCAGCCAGGGCTAA
- a CDS encoding L-threonylcarbamoyladenylate synthase → METKIIKIDQDNLDHKLMQEAGDLIAAGELVAFPTETVYGLGGDALDPEASKKIYSAKGRPSDNPLIVHISDFSDLERIAKTVPEDARKLSDAFWPGPLTMIVEKGDAVPYATTGGMDTVAVRMPNHPIALDLIRRSGCLIAAPSANTSGRPSPTEAAHVAEDLSGKIAMIIDGGPVGIGIESTIIDLTEDTPMVLRPGYITPQMLSKVLGKEVIIDPGIIAADDTRKPKAPGMKYKHYAPKADMVIVDGTRKHVIAKINELVASHRDDGKKIAVIATEETKQFYDADVVLSMGSRADEDSIAHELYRILRDCDELDVDVIFSESFSTPRIGQAIMNRMLKAAGHQVIDTHVKYDKIIFVAQTGTCREQMAKGIMNDFVLKVPMEIEARGLVVQFPEPVNQKAEAVLISNGISTEGMVSTQLEESDITESTMVFTMESSQRERIIESFADIDPEQVFVLSQYVGDELEILDPYGGTLQSYGLCYESLRATLKKLVKLLNANT, encoded by the coding sequence ATGGAAACAAAAATTATAAAAATAGATCAGGACAATTTAGACCATAAGCTCATGCAGGAGGCAGGTGATTTGATTGCAGCCGGTGAGCTTGTAGCGTTTCCGACAGAGACAGTGTATGGGCTTGGCGGTGATGCTTTAGATCCGGAGGCATCAAAGAAGATATACAGTGCAAAGGGGCGTCCGTCGGACAATCCGCTTATCGTACACATATCAGATTTTTCGGATTTGGAGCGCATCGCAAAGACAGTGCCGGAGGATGCAAGGAAGCTTTCGGATGCTTTCTGGCCGGGACCTCTTACCATGATAGTGGAGAAGGGCGATGCAGTGCCTTATGCCACAACAGGCGGCATGGACACGGTAGCTGTGCGCATGCCGAATCATCCTATAGCGCTAGATCTTATAAGAAGAAGCGGCTGCCTTATCGCGGCGCCAAGCGCCAATACATCCGGCAGACCTAGCCCTACAGAGGCTGCACATGTGGCTGAGGATCTAAGCGGCAAAATAGCCATGATTATAGACGGAGGACCGGTTGGCATAGGTATAGAGTCCACCATCATTGACCTGACAGAGGATACACCTATGGTGCTGCGTCCGGGCTATATTACACCACAGATGCTTTCAAAGGTATTAGGCAAAGAGGTTATCATAGATCCGGGAATCATAGCGGCAGATGACACGAGAAAGCCCAAGGCCCCAGGCATGAAGTACAAGCACTATGCGCCAAAGGCTGACATGGTTATCGTGGACGGTACCAGAAAGCATGTGATTGCAAAGATAAATGAGCTTGTGGCTTCGCACAGGGATGATGGCAAAAAGATAGCAGTCATCGCAACAGAGGAGACAAAGCAGTTTTACGATGCAGATGTTGTCCTGTCGATGGGAAGCAGGGCGGATGAGGATTCGATAGCGCATGAGCTTTACCGTATATTAAGGGACTGTGATGAGCTCGATGTGGATGTGATTTTCTCGGAGAGCTTCTCCACACCGCGTATAGGACAGGCCATCATGAACCGTATGCTAAAGGCGGCAGGCCATCAGGTGATAGACACACATGTGAAGTATGACAAAATCATTTTTGTCGCACAGACCGGCACATGCAGGGAACAGATGGCAAAGGGCATCATGAACGACTTTGTACTCAAGGTGCCGATGGAGATTGAGGCGAGAGGACTTGTTGTCCAGTTTCCGGAGCCGGTCAATCAGAAGGCAGAGGCAGTGCTCATAAGCAATGGTATTTCCACGGAGGGCATGGTGTCAACGCAGCTTGAGGAATCGGATATCACGGAGAGTACTATGGTATTTACTATGGAGTCATCACAGCGCGAGCGCATTATAGAAAGCTTTGCCGATATCGACCCGGAGCAGGTCTTTGTGCTTTCGCAGTATGTGGGCGATGAGCTTGAGATACTGGATCCTTACGGTGGCACACTTCAAAGCTACGGACTGTGCTATGAAAGCCTTAGGGCTACGCTTAAGAAGCTGGTAAAGCTCTTAAATGCAAATACATAA
- the upp gene encoding uracil phosphoribosyltransferase encodes MGKVVVMDHPLIQHKIGIMRRTDTGSKDFRTLVSEVAMLECYEATRDLELTDVEIETPICKATVKELKGKKLAVVPILRAGLGMVEGMLELIPAAKVGHIGMYRDPETAEPIEYYCKLPADCANREVFVVDPMLATGGSAVAALDMLKKRGVKNIHFMCIIAAPEGVKRLTEAHPDVDVYIGALDDHLNEHKYIVPGLGDAGDRIFGTK; translated from the coding sequence ATGGGTAAGGTAGTAGTTATGGATCATCCGCTTATTCAGCACAAGATTGGAATTATGAGAAGAACCGACACAGGTTCAAAGGATTTCAGAACACTCGTCAGCGAGGTTGCGATGCTTGAGTGCTACGAGGCAACAAGAGATCTGGAGCTTACAGATGTGGAGATTGAGACTCCTATCTGTAAGGCCACTGTAAAGGAATTAAAGGGCAAAAAGCTTGCAGTTGTTCCTATCTTAAGAGCCGGACTTGGTATGGTGGAGGGCATGCTTGAGCTCATCCCTGCCGCAAAGGTTGGACACATCGGCATGTATCGTGACCCGGAGACAGCAGAGCCTATCGAGTACTATTGCAAGCTTCCGGCAGACTGCGCAAATAGAGAGGTATTTGTGGTAGATCCGATGCTCGCAACAGGTGGTTCAGCAGTTGCAGCGCTTGATATGCTCAAAAAGCGCGGTGTGAAAAACATCCACTTTATGTGCATAATTGCAGCTCCTGAGGGAGTAAAGAGACTCACAGAGGCACATCCTGATGTGGATGTATATATAGGAGCGCTCGATGATCATCTCAATGAGCACAAATATATTGTGCCGGGACTCGGAGATGCAGGAGACAGAATTTTCGGAACCAAGTAA
- a CDS encoding deoxycytidylate deaminase, with the protein MGASEKRKDYISWDEYFMGIAMLSGMRSKDPNTQVGACIVDPEHKILSMGYNGFPLGCSDDEFTWAREGEDNKYFYSTHSELNAILNYRGGSLEGATIYVTLFPCNECAKAIIQSGIREVVYDCDKYEGTASVTASKRMLRAAGVTIRRYEHTDREVTLVL; encoded by the coding sequence ATGGGAGCTTCGGAAAAGAGAAAGGATTATATCTCATGGGATGAGTATTTTATGGGCATAGCGATGCTTTCAGGCATGCGCTCGAAGGATCCGAATACCCAGGTGGGGGCGTGCATAGTGGACCCGGAGCACAAGATACTCTCCATGGGCTATAACGGCTTTCCTCTTGGCTGCTCAGATGATGAGTTCACCTGGGCCAGAGAGGGAGAGGATAACAAGTATTTCTATTCTACACACAGCGAGCTCAATGCCATCTTAAACTACAGGGGCGGAAGCCTTGAGGGAGCGACCATATATGTCACATTGTTTCCGTGCAATGAGTGCGCTAAGGCAATCATACAGTCCGGCATCAGGGAAGTAGTCTACGACTGTGACAAATACGAGGGCACGGCCAGCGTGACAGCTTCAAAGAGGATGCTTAGGGCAGCGGGGGTTACAATTCGCAGGTATGAGCACACTGACCGTGAGGTGACGCTTGTGCTGTAA
- a CDS encoding AtpZ/AtpI family protein → MKRDNKKEVMNALIMVFQFGINMIVPIFLCTLAGVWIGKKTGADWVTVPLFFLGAFAGANNIYRMVQKFLKPEDDGRAVRQTPGRQSTTETEISDSISRVEKDVKKNK, encoded by the coding sequence ATGAAAAGAGATAATAAGAAAGAGGTAATGAATGCACTTATCATGGTTTTCCAGTTTGGAATCAACATGATTGTGCCGATATTTCTCTGCACACTGGCCGGTGTGTGGATTGGGAAAAAGACCGGAGCGGACTGGGTAACTGTTCCATTGTTTTTCCTTGGAGCATTTGCGGGGGCAAACAATATATACCGCATGGTTCAAAAATTCCTGAAGCCGGAGGATGATGGCAGAGCCGTCAGACAGACACCGGGCAGGCAGAGTACTACGGAAACAGAGATATCAGACAGTATTAGCAGGGTAGAGAAGGATGTTAAAAAGAATAAATGA
- the atpB gene encoding F0F1 ATP synthase subunit A, with protein sequence MNQAILLESNADNIDFMIHGIFSIKVFGQEVWITTSHACILIVMAIMVIFAIVANRKLKKAKEVPDGFQNIIELIVEMLDKMVEGTMGKWAPRFVNYISTIFIFILMSNISGLFGLRPPTADYGTTLALALITFFMIRFNKAKHQSAKDIWTGMCSPLPPWLPIWAPINIISEIAIPISLSLRLFANVLSGTVIMALVYGLLRFIAIAWPSVLHVYFDLFSGAIQTYVFCMLTMTYVTQACETDE encoded by the coding sequence GTGAATCAGGCGATTTTACTGGAAAGTAACGCAGACAATATCGACTTTATGATCCATGGTATTTTTTCGATAAAGGTATTCGGTCAGGAGGTCTGGATTACCACATCGCATGCCTGTATCCTCATAGTGATGGCCATTATGGTCATATTCGCTATAGTGGCAAACAGGAAGCTTAAAAAAGCAAAGGAAGTACCGGACGGCTTTCAGAATATCATCGAGCTTATCGTAGAGATGCTCGACAAGATGGTTGAGGGAACCATGGGTAAGTGGGCTCCGAGGTTTGTAAACTACATCAGTACGATTTTTATATTTATACTGATGAGTAATATCTCAGGCTTGTTTGGCTTAAGACCACCGACAGCCGACTACGGAACCACACTGGCGCTTGCACTTATTACATTTTTCATGATCAGATTCAATAAGGCTAAGCATCAAAGCGCAAAGGATATCTGGACCGGTATGTGTTCACCACTGCCGCCGTGGCTGCCTATATGGGCGCCAATCAACATTATCAGTGAGATTGCAATTCCTATCTCATTATCATTGCGTTTGTTCGCCAATGTGTTGTCAGGAACTGTTATCATGGCGCTGGTATATGGTCTGCTAAGGTTTATAGCCATAGCGTGGCCGTCAGTACTGCATGTATACTTTGATTTGTTCTCAGGAGCAATTCAGACATATGTATTCTGTATGCTGACAATGACATACGTTACACAGGCATGTGAGACGGATGAGTAA